A window of the Entelurus aequoreus isolate RoL-2023_Sb linkage group LG28, RoL_Eaeq_v1.1, whole genome shotgun sequence genome harbors these coding sequences:
- the LOC133645188 gene encoding ubiquitin-conjugating enzyme E2 2-like, with the protein MALKRISKELTDLSRDPPAQCSAGPVDEDMFHWQATIMGPPDSPYQGGVFFLTIHFPTDYPFKPPKVAFTTRIYHPNINSNGSICLDILRSQWSPALTISKVLLSICSLLCDPNPDDPLVPEIARIYKTDPVRYNKTAQDWTQKYAM; encoded by the exons ATGGCTTTGAAGCGGATTTCGAAG GAGCTGACAGACCTGTCCAGAGACCCTCCTGCCCAATGTTCTGCTGGACCCGTGGATGAAGACA TGTTTcactggcaggccacaataatggGACCT cctgACAGCCCCTACCAGGGAGGGGTTTTCTTCCTCACCATCCACTTCCCTACAGATTACCCCTTCAAACCTCCCAAG gTGGCGTTCACAACCAGAATTTACCACCCCAACATCAACAGTAATGGCAGCATCTGCTTGGACATCCTGAGGTCCCAGTGGTCTCCTGCGCTAACCATCTCCAAAG TCCTCTTGTCTATTTGCTCGCTCTTGTGCGACCCCAACCCTGACGACCCGCTGGTGCCGGAGATCGCTCGCATCTACAAGACGGACCCCGTCAG GTACAACAAGACCGCTCAGGACTGGACTCAGAAATACGCCATGTGA